The following are from one region of the Yoonia sp. R2331 genome:
- the infC gene encoding translation initiation factor IF-3, producing the protein MRDTGPRVNDRIRGSEIRLIGADGENVGVVTPERALMMAEDAGLDLVEISPNAKPPVCKIMDYGKFKYETQKKEAEARKKQKIIEIKEVKFRPNTDNHDYDVKMRNVFKFLENGDKVKVTLRFRGREMAHQELGRQLLERVAEDTKETGKVENFPKMEGRQMVMLIGPLAK; encoded by the coding sequence GTGCGTGATACCGGCCCCCGTGTAAACGACCGCATCCGGGGCAGCGAAATCCGCCTGATCGGGGCGGATGGCGAAAACGTGGGCGTTGTGACGCCCGAACGTGCGCTGATGATGGCCGAAGACGCCGGCCTTGATCTGGTGGAAATCTCGCCCAACGCAAAGCCGCCTGTCTGCAAGATCATGGACTATGGCAAGTTCAAATACGAAACCCAAAAGAAAGAAGCCGAGGCACGCAAAAAGCAAAAGATCATTGAAATCAAAGAGGTAAAGTTCCGCCCCAACACGGACAACCACGATTACGATGTGAAGATGCGCAATGTCTTCAAGTTTCTTGAAAACGGCGACAAGGTCAAAGTCACCCTGCGTTTCCGTGGTCGAGAAATGGCACACCAGGAACTGGGCCGCCAACTGCTCGAACGTGTGGCAGAAGATACCAAGGAAACCGGCAAGGTCGAAAACTTTCCCAAGATGGAAGGCCGCCAGATGGTCATGCTGATCGGCCCGCTGGCCAAGTAA
- a CDS encoding xanthine dehydrogenase family protein molybdopterin-binding subunit: protein MPKDGGIGAATTRREDVRFLTGKGTYTDDIQKFGEATAIFARSQVANGVIKSIDTAAAAAMPGVLAIFTGDDFVEVGGNPAGWLINSRDGEPMKEPKRPVLAHGKVRHVGDAYAAVIAETAQQARDAVEAIEADIEELPAVIDMAAALAGDNFVHDEIATNQCFDWGWIEDNRAAADEAIKNAPHVTTLELVNNRLVPNAMEPRSSMAEYDAAGDSYTLHTTSQNPHLTRLLISAFVLGIPENKLTVVAPDVGGGFGSKIYHYGEEALVLAAAKKVGRPVRWTADRTESFLTDAHGRDHVTKIELACEKDGTFLAFRTETMANVGAYLSNFSTATPTFLHGTLMAGNYTVPVIYANVKAVFTNTAPVDAYRGAGRPEATYSIERVIDKTARELGIDPMEIRRKNFIKPEQFPYAGAAGLEYDSGNYHALMDKLEEKLDRDGFAQRRAASEAKGKWRGLGINTYVEACGIAPSNLVGVLGSRVGLYDAATVRVNATGNLSVMVGAHSHGQGHETVFPQIVGEMLGIDPATIDIVHGDTSKIPFGMGTYGSRSLAVCGSAMVRATEKIIAKASKIAAHMLEAAEGDMEFADGAFTVKGTDKSVGFGEVALKAYIPHEFPIEDIEPGLEETAFYDPANFTYPAGAYGCEVEVDPETGQVSIERFIAVDDVGNVMNPIIVEGQIQGGVGQGVGQALLEGAVYDADGQLLTGSYMDYTMPRAADLPFVEIDNSCVTPCAHNPLGVKGCGEAGAIGSPATVVNAVVDALQSGGKDVDHVDMPLTPARVWAAMQ from the coding sequence ATGCCTAAAGATGGTGGAATTGGTGCCGCAACGACGCGCCGCGAAGACGTCCGGTTTTTGACCGGAAAGGGAACTTATACCGACGACATTCAAAAATTCGGTGAGGCAACGGCGATTTTTGCCCGCAGCCAGGTCGCCAATGGGGTGATCAAGTCGATTGATACTGCGGCGGCTGCCGCCATGCCCGGTGTGCTGGCCATTTTCACCGGCGACGACTTTGTCGAGGTTGGTGGCAACCCCGCTGGCTGGCTGATCAACAGCCGCGACGGGGAGCCGATGAAAGAGCCCAAGCGTCCGGTTCTGGCCCACGGCAAAGTCCGCCATGTTGGCGACGCCTATGCCGCTGTCATCGCAGAGACGGCCCAGCAGGCGCGCGACGCGGTCGAGGCGATTGAGGCCGACATCGAAGAATTACCCGCCGTGATCGACATGGCCGCAGCACTTGCCGGTGACAATTTCGTGCATGACGAGATCGCAACCAATCAGTGCTTTGACTGGGGCTGGATCGAGGACAACCGCGCAGCCGCTGATGAGGCGATCAAGAACGCCCCGCACGTCACGACGCTGGAGTTGGTGAACAACCGGCTGGTGCCGAACGCGATGGAGCCGCGGTCCTCGATGGCCGAATATGACGCGGCGGGGGACAGTTACACCCTGCACACCACAAGCCAGAACCCGCACCTGACACGGCTGTTAATCAGCGCCTTTGTGCTGGGCATTCCCGAGAACAAGTTGACGGTCGTTGCCCCGGATGTGGGCGGCGGTTTCGGTTCGAAGATCTATCATTACGGTGAAGAGGCATTGGTGTTGGCGGCGGCCAAGAAGGTCGGCCGCCCGGTGCGCTGGACAGCGGATCGGACAGAGAGTTTTCTGACCGATGCGCATGGGCGGGATCATGTCACTAAGATTGAGCTGGCCTGCGAGAAAGACGGCACATTCCTTGCCTTCCGCACCGAGACGATGGCGAATGTCGGGGCCTATCTGTCGAATTTCTCGACCGCGACGCCAACGTTCCTGCATGGCACGTTGATGGCGGGCAATTACACGGTGCCGGTGATCTATGCCAACGTCAAAGCGGTGTTCACCAACACCGCCCCCGTTGATGCCTATCGCGGGGCCGGGCGGCCAGAGGCGACCTATTCCATCGAACGTGTCATCGACAAGACGGCGCGCGAGTTGGGGATTGATCCGATGGAGATCCGCCGCAAAAACTTTATCAAGCCAGAGCAGTTTCCCTATGCAGGGGCGGCGGGGCTTGAGTACGACAGCGGCAATTATCACGCGCTGATGGACAAGCTGGAAGAAAAGCTCGACCGCGACGGATTTGCCCAGAGGCGCGCTGCAAGCGAGGCCAAGGGCAAGTGGCGCGGGCTTGGGATCAACACCTATGTCGAGGCTTGCGGCATCGCACCATCGAACCTTGTGGGTGTCTTGGGGTCCCGGGTAGGGCTTTATGATGCGGCCACAGTGCGGGTGAATGCCACGGGCAACTTGTCGGTCATGGTGGGTGCCCACAGCCACGGGCAGGGGCATGAAACCGTGTTCCCGCAGATCGTGGGCGAGATGCTGGGGATTGATCCGGCGACCATTGACATCGTGCACGGTGACACCAGCAAGATCCCGTTCGGGATGGGGACCTATGGGTCAAGATCGCTGGCGGTATGTGGTTCTGCCATGGTGCGGGCCACAGAGAAGATCATCGCCAAGGCCAGCAAGATCGCGGCGCATATGCTTGAGGCCGCGGAAGGCGATATGGAGTTTGCTGACGGGGCGTTCACCGTCAAAGGCACCGACAAGTCGGTCGGCTTTGGCGAGGTGGCGCTGAAGGCCTATATCCCCCATGAGTTCCCGATAGAGGATATTGAACCGGGGCTGGAAGAGACGGCGTTCTACGATCCGGCCAATTTCACCTATCCCGCAGGCGCTTATGGCTGCGAGGTTGAGGTGGACCCCGAGACCGGGCAGGTCAGTATTGAGCGTTTCATCGCCGTGGATGACGTCGGCAATGTGATGAACCCGATCATTGTCGAGGGTCAAATTCAGGGTGGCGTTGGCCAAGGTGTTGGACAGGCCTTGCTGGAAGGGGCGGTCTATGATGCGGACGGGCAGCTGCTGACCGGGTCCTACATGGACTATACCATGCCGCGGGCTGCTGATTTGCCGTTTGTGGAGATCGACAATTCCTGTGTCACGCCGTGTGCACATAACCCGCTTGGGGTGAAGGGCTGCGGCGAGGCCGGGGCCATCGGATCACCGGCGACGGTTGTGAATGCGGTGGTGGATGCGTTGCAATCGGGTGGCAAGGACGTCGATCACGTGGATATGCCACTGACGCCCGCGCGCGTCTGGGCGGCGATGCAATAG
- a CDS encoding phytanoyl-CoA dioxygenase family protein, with protein sequence MTGFYHPDAVDLADLAAICARTATLDALPFAAEVRHNVPIYDVANLDLTDPALLSAWGNVLLTGPGAIVLRGAYADTSAIDAATTIYSDIIAAEKAAGGSEADHFAAGTNDRVWNAAQKLCLADPAVFAAYFGNPAIAAACTAWLGPHYQMTAQVNLVYPGGAAQSAHRDYHLGFQTAQDCARYPAHVHDLTAALTLQGAIAHCDMPVESGPTQLLPFSQTYGPGYTAFRRADVRAFFEDNAIQLPLAKGDALFFNPALLHAAGANTTANINRMANLLQVSSAFGRVMEALDRAAMCRALYPVLLDQPGDHSAAIAACAEGYSFPTNLDRDPPIGGLAPETQAVLMHRALSARMTPEDFAAALATQAARQVP encoded by the coding sequence ATGACCGGGTTCTATCACCCCGACGCCGTCGATCTGGCCGACCTCGCCGCGATCTGCGCCCGCACCGCCACGCTTGACGCCTTGCCCTTCGCGGCAGAGGTGCGCCACAACGTACCAATCTACGATGTGGCCAACCTTGACCTGACCGATCCAGCGCTTTTGTCGGCTTGGGGCAACGTGCTCTTGACGGGACCGGGGGCCATTGTCCTGCGCGGCGCTTATGCCGATACCAGCGCCATCGACGCGGCCACCACGATCTACTCTGACATCATCGCGGCCGAAAAGGCCGCCGGCGGGTCAGAGGCTGACCACTTTGCCGCCGGCACCAATGACCGGGTCTGGAATGCGGCGCAAAAGCTGTGCCTTGCCGACCCTGCGGTCTTTGCCGCTTACTTTGGCAACCCGGCGATTGCTGCGGCCTGCACCGCATGGCTTGGCCCACACTATCAGATGACCGCACAGGTCAATTTGGTCTATCCCGGCGGGGCCGCACAATCGGCGCACCGCGACTATCACCTTGGTTTTCAAACGGCTCAGGATTGCGCCCGCTACCCTGCCCATGTGCATGATCTGACCGCCGCTCTGACGCTGCAAGGGGCCATCGCCCATTGCGACATGCCGGTCGAAAGCGGCCCAACACAGCTTTTGCCGTTTTCACAAACCTATGGCCCTGGCTACACCGCCTTCCGCCGCGCCGACGTCCGCGCTTTCTTTGAAGACAACGCCATCCAACTCCCCCTCGCCAAGGGCGATGCGCTGTTTTTCAACCCGGCCCTGCTGCATGCCGCCGGGGCAAACACCACCGCTAACATCAATCGCATGGCGAACCTCTTGCAGGTCTCTTCGGCATTTGGTCGCGTGATGGAGGCGCTGGATCGCGCTGCCATGTGCCGCGCCCTTTATCCGGTGCTTCTGGATCAACCCGGTGATCATTCTGCGGCCATTGCCGCCTGCGCGGAAGGCTACAGCTTTCCCACCAACCTTGACCGCGACCCGCCCATCGGCGGGCTGGCCCCCGAAACCCAGGCCGTTTTGATGCACCGCGCCCTGTCCGCGCGTATGACACCAGAGGATTTCGCGGCAGCCCTCGCCACACAGGCAGCACGACAGGTGCCATAG
- a CDS encoding xanthine dehydrogenase family protein subunit M, which produces MYAFEIERPTTIADAAAALGGEAQALGGGQTLIPTLKQRLASPDKLVSLTGIAEMQGICTDDDGRLCIGGATTHAAVATGGGAYPAVAAMAGHIGDPAVRNRGTIGGSLANNDPAACYPAAVLGSGATVVTNAREIAADDFFDGMFSTALDEGEIITEVKFPVAQKANYQKFVQPASRFALVGAFVAQFADGVRVAVTGASEGGVFRWTEAEAALSADFSASALAGLSVPADGMIGDLHGTPEYRAHLVKVMTGRAVTAAG; this is translated from the coding sequence ATGTATGCATTTGAGATAGAACGGCCCACGACGATTGCCGATGCGGCGGCGGCCCTGGGCGGAGAGGCGCAGGCGTTAGGGGGTGGGCAGACGCTTATCCCGACGCTGAAGCAAAGGTTGGCGAGCCCTGACAAGCTGGTCAGCCTGACCGGCATTGCCGAGATGCAGGGGATTTGCACCGATGATGATGGGCGACTGTGCATTGGTGGGGCGACGACCCATGCCGCTGTCGCGACCGGCGGCGGGGCATATCCTGCGGTAGCGGCGATGGCGGGGCATATTGGCGATCCAGCTGTACGCAATCGCGGCACGATTGGGGGGTCATTGGCCAACAATGATCCGGCGGCCTGTTATCCGGCGGCGGTGCTGGGCAGCGGGGCCACGGTGGTTACCAATGCGCGCGAGATTGCAGCGGACGATTTCTTTGACGGGATGTTCAGCACCGCATTGGACGAAGGCGAGATCATCACCGAGGTGAAGTTTCCGGTGGCGCAGAAGGCGAACTATCAGAAGTTCGTGCAGCCCGCCTCGCGCTTTGCGCTGGTGGGGGCCTTTGTGGCGCAGTTTGCAGATGGCGTGCGCGTGGCCGTGACCGGTGCGTCAGAGGGCGGCGTGTTCCGTTGGACCGAGGCAGAGGCGGCATTGAGTGCGGATTTCAGTGCCAGCGCGCTGGCGGGGTTAAGCGTGCCTGCGGATGGCATGATCGGCGATTTGCATGGCACACCAGAGTACCGCGCGCATCTGGTCAAGGTGATGACGGGGCGGGCGGTGACAGCGGCGGGCTGA
- a CDS encoding (2Fe-2S)-binding protein gives MTHVSMTVNGKAVTGEVEGRTLLVDFLRSDLRLTGTHVGCDTSQCGACVVHVNGLAVKACTMFAAEADGAEVATIEGQANADGSLNVIQQAFQDHHGLQCGFCTPGMVMSAAALLKDNPKPTEQEVRDYLEGNICRCTGYHNIVKAIMAASGQDVSAIAAE, from the coding sequence ATGACGCACGTCAGTATGACCGTGAACGGCAAAGCCGTGACCGGAGAAGTGGAAGGCCGCACGTTGCTGGTCGATTTTCTGCGGAGTGATTTGCGCCTGACAGGCACGCATGTGGGCTGTGATACCAGCCAGTGTGGGGCCTGCGTGGTGCATGTGAACGGTCTGGCGGTCAAAGCCTGCACGATGTTTGCCGCAGAAGCGGACGGGGCAGAAGTTGCCACCATCGAGGGGCAGGCCAATGCGGACGGGTCGCTGAACGTGATCCAACAGGCGTTTCAGGATCACCACGGGTTGCAGTGCGGATTTTGCACGCCGGGCATGGTGATGTCGGCGGCGGCCTTGCTGAAGGACAATCCAAAGCCAACCGAGCAAGAGGTGCGCGATTACCTGGAAGGCAATATCTGCCGCTGCACGGGGTATCACAACATCGTCAAGGCGATCATGGCCGCAAGTGGTCAGGATGTCTCTGCGATTGCTGCTGAATAA
- a CDS encoding DUF1203 domain-containing protein: MPRFQPYDQATVDSLRQGGPDANGQPAERAISDGDGKPCRSCLRNVPAGQEMLICAARPFPAPQPYAETGPIFLCADDCTPFDATGLPPILTTSPDYLVKAYSADDRIIYGTGQITPVAQIAGYAQTLLSRADVAYVDVRSARNNCFLTRTMTDEHP; the protein is encoded by the coding sequence ATGCCAAGATTTCAACCCTATGACCAAGCCACCGTGGACAGCCTGCGGCAGGGCGGGCCGGACGCTAACGGTCAACCAGCCGAACGCGCGATCAGCGACGGAGATGGGAAGCCTTGCCGCAGTTGCCTGCGCAATGTTCCCGCCGGACAAGAGATGTTGATCTGTGCTGCGCGGCCATTTCCAGCGCCGCAGCCCTATGCCGAAACCGGGCCGATTTTTCTGTGTGCCGATGATTGCACACCGTTTGACGCGACAGGTTTGCCGCCGATCCTGACGACCTCACCCGATTATCTGGTGAAGGCCTACAGCGCGGATGACCGGATAATCTATGGCACCGGACAGATCACGCCGGTGGCTCAGATCGCGGGCTATGCGCAGACCCTTCTCAGCCGGGCGGATGTGGCTTACGTTGATGTGCGGTCGGCCCGCAACAATTGTTTCCTGACCCGGACCATGACGGATGAGCATCCCTGA
- a CDS encoding SRPBCC domain-containing protein, translating into MSDLTLTTSRTIAAPQAAVFDAWLNPEMLRQFMRPGPGMTTPSATNDPKQGGRFDLVMRAGDDDIPHAGTYLEIDPHNRIVFTWESPFSADDSTVTLDFAPDGDGTAVTLTHVRFVSEESRDNHMGGWTAILEALGETLMEAA; encoded by the coding sequence ATGTCTGATCTCACCCTCACAACATCGCGCACCATCGCCGCCCCGCAGGCGGCCGTCTTTGACGCATGGCTCAACCCCGAGATGCTGCGCCAGTTCATGCGCCCCGGCCCCGGCATGACCACGCCGTCCGCCACCAACGACCCCAAGCAAGGCGGCCGCTTTGATCTGGTCATGCGCGCGGGCGACGACGACATCCCGCACGCCGGCACCTACCTTGAAATCGACCCGCACAACCGGATCGTCTTTACCTGGGAAAGCCCGTTTTCCGCCGATGACAGCACCGTCACGCTCGACTTTGCCCCCGACGGCGACGGCACGGCCGTCACCCTGACCCACGTGCGCTTCGTGTCCGAGGAAAGCCGCGACAACCACATGGGCGGCTGGACCGCGATCCTTGAAGCACTGGGCGAAACCCTGATGGAGGCCGCATGA
- a CDS encoding SRPBCC domain-containing protein, producing the protein MTDLSLTCTRHIQAPPQVVFDAWLDPTMMAQFMSPRPDMHVREATSDAKVGGRFFVMMVADRDLPHAGEYIEITPHSRLIFTWEAPWSAPGTQVTIDFSPTTEGTDVTLTQIRFADEAARDSHAEGWTGILSKLAALTEGT; encoded by the coding sequence ATGACTGACCTTTCTCTAACCTGCACCCGCCACATCCAGGCCCCGCCGCAAGTGGTGTTCGACGCCTGGCTCGACCCCACCATGATGGCGCAGTTCATGTCGCCTCGCCCCGACATGCACGTCCGCGAGGCGACATCCGACGCCAAGGTTGGCGGTCGCTTCTTTGTGATGATGGTTGCCGACCGCGACCTGCCTCATGCCGGTGAATACATTGAAATCACACCGCATTCCCGCCTGATCTTCACGTGGGAGGCACCGTGGTCCGCCCCCGGCACCCAGGTGACGATCGACTTTTCACCCACCACGGAGGGCACCGATGTGACCCTCACCCAGATCCGCTTTGCGGATGAAGCCGCCCGCGACAGCCACGCAGAGGGCTGGACCGGCATCCTTTCCAAACTCGCTGCCCTGACAGAAGGAACCTGA
- a CDS encoding DUF1761 domain-containing protein has product MTIDVTPLNWPAVIAGTIAAFILGMLWFSPKLFGKAWSTGSHNIQPPDSPPVLAMVVQLLGTFALALVVGLTETYQAIGAALAAITATALLIAGMDLFSQKTVKATLVDATYIIAAGVLMILAQGVL; this is encoded by the coding sequence ATGACCATCGACGTCACCCCCCTGAACTGGCCCGCCGTGATCGCGGGCACGATTGCCGCCTTCATCCTCGGAATGCTCTGGTTCTCGCCGAAGCTTTTTGGCAAGGCCTGGTCCACGGGCAGCCACAACATCCAGCCGCCCGACAGCCCGCCGGTGCTGGCGATGGTGGTGCAGCTTCTGGGCACCTTCGCGCTGGCGCTGGTGGTCGGCCTGACCGAGACTTATCAGGCCATCGGGGCCGCCCTTGCGGCCATCACCGCCACAGCCCTCTTGATTGCGGGCATGGATCTGTTCAGTCAGAAAACAGTCAAGGCGACGCTGGTTGATGCCACCTATATCATCGCCGCTGGCGTGTTGATGATCCTGGCCCAAGGCGTCCTTTAG
- a CDS encoding molybdopterin-binding protein encodes MKFGPVPVAEAEGAILAHAMRATDRPYEMQLDYLIPKGTVLTAAHVADLAAEGHERVTVARLDPGDLAEDAAATRLAQAIVPAPDAAHLRLTQAKAGRVNLIAEAAGVVRITADAIAAFNAVSPMITIATLPPLRRVAAGDLVATIKVISYGVAGADVARAEALAVGAIAVQTPVHIAASLIETRVSETTPGDKGRRALKMRLERLGVWLTGPRVVVPHHEAPLAAALAQAEGEVICILTGSATSDIADTAPEAVRKAGGVVHYFGMPVDPGNLLFVGELGGRPVIGLPGCARSPALNGADWVLERVLCGVPVGPAEIAAMGVGGLLKETPARGRPRRSDD; translated from the coding sequence ATGAAGTTTGGTCCGGTTCCGGTAGCAGAGGCCGAAGGGGCCATTTTGGCCCATGCCATGCGGGCCACCGACCGGCCTTATGAAATGCAGTTGGATTATCTGATTCCAAAGGGGACGGTGTTGACGGCTGCGCATGTGGCGGATTTGGCCGCAGAGGGGCATGAGCGTGTGACCGTCGCCCGGCTTGATCCCGGTGATCTGGCCGAGGATGCGGCGGCCACGCGCCTGGCGCAGGCGATTGTACCAGCACCTGACGCGGCGCATTTGCGGTTGACGCAGGCCAAAGCAGGGCGGGTCAACCTGATCGCCGAGGCGGCGGGCGTGGTGCGGATCACAGCGGATGCGATAGCGGCGTTTAACGCGGTTAGCCCGATGATCACCATCGCCACATTGCCGCCGCTGCGCCGGGTGGCGGCAGGCGATCTGGTGGCGACGATCAAGGTTATCTCCTACGGGGTGGCGGGGGCGGATGTCGCGCGGGCCGAGGCCTTGGCGGTGGGGGCGATTGCAGTGCAGACGCCGGTGCATATAGCCGCCAGCCTGATCGAGACGCGGGTCAGTGAGACCACACCCGGCGACAAGGGGCGGCGGGCGCTGAAGATGCGGCTGGAGCGGTTGGGTGTCTGGCTGACGGGGCCGCGCGTGGTGGTGCCGCACCATGAGGCACCGCTGGCGGCGGCCTTGGCGCAGGCCGAGGGTGAGGTGATCTGCATCCTTACAGGTTCTGCCACGTCCGACATCGCCGATACCGCACCAGAGGCGGTGCGCAAGGCGGGGGGTGTGGTGCATTATTTCGGAATGCCGGTTGATCCCGGCAATTTGCTGTTCGTTGGAGAACTTGGCGGGCGGCCCGTGATTGGCTTGCCGGGCTGTGCGCGGTCGCCCGCGCTCAACGGGGCAGATTGGGTGCTGGAACGGGTGCTTTGCGGGGTGCCGGTTGGCCCCGCCGAAATTGCCGCGATGGGTGTGGGTGGTTTGCTGAAAGAGACCCCGGCGCGGGGCAGGCCGCGCCGGAGCGATGACTAA
- a CDS encoding ArsR/SmtB family transcription factor, producing the protein MVERSTDPQLSEVLKAASDPTRRAILTLLAQEGPLRVGEIHARFEISLNAVSKHIKVLESAGLVARRTEWREHLIEVQMGPLRVIDDWFASLRSIWDLRLEALDKLITQGAAKDD; encoded by the coding sequence ATGGTTGAACGATCCACAGATCCCCAATTGTCCGAGGTGCTCAAGGCCGCCTCTGATCCGACCCGCCGGGCGATCCTGACCTTGCTCGCGCAGGAAGGCCCGCTGCGGGTCGGTGAAATCCATGCGCGGTTCGAGATCTCGCTCAACGCCGTCTCCAAACACATCAAGGTGCTCGAAAGCGCGGGCCTTGTCGCCCGCCGCACCGAATGGCGCGAACACCTGATCGAGGTGCAGATGGGCCCGCTGCGGGTCATCGACGACTGGTTCGCCAGTCTGCGCTCGATCTGGGATCTGCGCCTCGAAGCCCTCGACAAACTCATCACCCAAGGAGCTGCCAAAGATGACTGA
- a CDS encoding XdhC family protein — protein MSIPDADLLTLAHDWHAAGRRVAVATVVETWGSAPRAAGSLLVIDADGAMEGSVSGGCVEGAVMVEALEALEDGEARLLDYGVSDDDAFAVGLACGGQIRVLVEPVGGAMSVGHLTALRDARTEKRPAAYVVDLQSDARQVVGPDAYPERFRLDRSGVEEDGRTFVAVRNPPLRMVIVGAVHIAQALVGMARACGFAPVLIDPRGAFGSAERFPGETIIEDWPDAAMAALTPDARTAVVTLTHDPKLDDPAIKATLATDAFYLGCLGSKRTHAKRVARLEEAGFNADQIGRISAPVGLDLGGRQPAEIAVSVMAEVIQTLRKAT, from the coding sequence ATGAGCATCCCTGACGCAGACCTATTGACCCTTGCCCATGATTGGCACGCCGCTGGCCGCCGCGTCGCGGTGGCCACGGTGGTCGAGACCTGGGGGTCAGCGCCGCGCGCGGCGGGGTCGCTTTTGGTGATCGACGCAGATGGCGCGATGGAAGGATCGGTGTCAGGCGGCTGCGTTGAGGGTGCGGTGATGGTCGAGGCGCTGGAGGCGCTGGAGGACGGCGAGGCGCGGCTGCTGGATTACGGGGTCAGCGATGATGATGCCTTTGCCGTGGGGCTTGCTTGTGGCGGGCAGATCAGGGTGCTTGTGGAACCGGTGGGCGGGGCGATGTCAGTGGGTCATCTGACCGCGCTGAGGGACGCAAGGACCGAAAAGCGGCCCGCTGCTTATGTCGTTGATCTGCAAAGCGACGCGCGGCAGGTGGTGGGGCCAGACGCCTATCCTGAAAGGTTTCGTCTGGATCGGTCAGGTGTCGAGGAAGATGGGCGGACGTTTGTTGCCGTGCGCAACCCGCCCTTGCGGATGGTGATCGTGGGGGCGGTGCATATCGCGCAGGCGCTGGTGGGCATGGCGCGGGCCTGCGGCTTTGCGCCGGTGCTGATTGACCCGCGCGGGGCCTTTGGGTCGGCAGAGCGGTTCCCCGGAGAGACAATCATCGAGGATTGGCCGGATGCAGCGATGGCGGCCTTGACGCCTGATGCTCGGACCGCTGTGGTGACGCTGACCCATGATCCGAAGCTGGATGATCCGGCGATCAAGGCGACACTGGCGACGGATGCGTTTTATCTTGGCTGTCTGGGGTCGAAGCGGACCCATGCCAAGCGCGTGGCGCGGCTGGAAGAGGCGGGGTTCAACGCGGATCAGATCGGCCGGATCAGCGCGCCGGTGGGGCTTGATCTGGGCGGGCGGCAACCGGCCGAGATTGCGGTCAGTGTGATGGCCGAGGTGATCCAGACCTTGCGCAAAGCCACATGA